Genomic window (Arachis hypogaea cultivar Tifrunner chromosome 13, arahy.Tifrunner.gnm2.J5K5, whole genome shotgun sequence):
CTGTTTTGGTAATTGGTTATGTGAACAAGATTTTAGTGCTAGAATAGATGCTAATTAATGAGAATGTGATGGCTGAGGTTCATTAATACATTTATAGAAACTAGAAAAGGCTAATTAATACGGAAATATGCAAacaccaaaaaaattataaatggaaAGAACATATTCTTTCATCCCATTTGTTTAAACTTGTGGATGTAGTTACATAATTgggaaaattacaaaaaaaaaaaaaagtatcgtATTTAATTGTGTTTACTCTTTCTTTAATAAAcaatctttcttatttttttattaattaactaactTCATAATTTTACACTTTAAAAGCCAACTTGAGTAATACACTTAAATTTAAGTGGAATGAATTTTCTTGTCAATCAATCTTTTGCggagggaaaaaaaaagaagtaaattaCCATTTCTATCTAAGAAAGTGTTTCTTTTGGTGACTTATCCAGAAAAATTTTAAACACTGATAATTCTAtccataataaaaagaaaattacagttGTACTCATGAAAGATAGATTTTGTATGACAAAATTATCAAAATACTGAAAAATCaactaaaattttcaaattactaTTTTTCTAACCCTAATCTCAACATTCCTCttccaaatctcaatcatttttttattcttttcatggATTTTATCACCTCTTTCGCCAACACTATCACCGTTGCCCCCAACCATTAGCCTTACCTACCTCCTTTTCCATTGTCACAACAACGATAGTGATGATTGAGCATGGTAATGGCAAAGTAGCACCTGTTTCACTtgacctttttctttttgttttgcaaTAATCTTCTTCCCCAAAATATGAGCTAAAAGGGTTAGGATTTTCCAGAACTAGCCATGTCAAAATCCAAATCCATCACTACCTCCAAATCCACCACTACTTGAAAAACTACAATTGCCGCTGTTCCACCACTGATCTCGGAGGTAACAGTGACGACTATGAGCACAGATGTTGCAGCCACGCTGGAAAGAGATTACAGAGTAGAAGCAATAGCAGAGACAGAACGCAAaccaaaaatcatagaaaaagagGGTAGTGAAATTGGAGAGAGAAGTGGTCGCCGTTTGAGTGTTTCAAAGAGAGAGATAGAACGGGATGGGGGCAGGGAGACAGCGTGGTCGAGGTTCTTGGAGGGCTTCAGCGGGGACGCGACAGACGAGGAGCTCGTagagggggggggggagggggcggCGCCGGGGGAGGAGGCAGCGGAGGTGGCGAAGCAGACGAGAGGTGGTGTGGAGTAAAAAGAGATTTGGGTGGTGGTGAGGTTTTGGATTGGAGGAGTGGTGGTGTGGAGTAAAAAAAATAGGTTATAGTAGAGAGTATTTtgggaattttaaataattttttagggttCGGATAGTTTTGTTAGCAAAAGTCTATCTTTTATGGGTAAAAGTGGTAATTTTGTTTATTCATGGGTAGATTTGTCAGCATTCTGAACTTTCATGGATAGAAACGGTAGtttattcgaaaaaaaaaaagcatttagttaaaataagtaaataacaagGTCAAAGCATTGTACAAGCAATGTATAGCGATGGAGGAAAACAAATTCCCAGTCCAGCAATATGAGCACCCAAGAACACTTCCAACTATGAACAACTGTATGAAGCTCTCGCCAGAGAAGTGGATTGCACTGAATACGATTGAGCTTATGGCAACAGCTTGGTGCCATTTCATTGTGGTGGAAAGTGATGTCAATAGAAATCCTCTATAAACAAGTTCTTCCAAAAAGGGAGTGAAAATGCAATAAACAAGCACACAAGATACTCTTGAGACATCACTGTCTAGGAGCATCTCCTTCAGTATTGGGTTGTAAACAGGCTGCAAGAACAGGGTACAATGTCAAATCAACGGaaaatttatttagaaattaAGAGGATAATTTAGAATAATGACTAAGATAAagtttcaatgattcaatccctCTTATTTTAACTTCAAGGTATGTTCAATAGATAAAGTTTCAACAAAGCtacgtttttattttttgtttttgggggggggggggggggggtgcgCCTTGTTCTTCCCTAACATCAAATCTGGATGATGAAATTTGGAGTTAGAAAATCAGGTTTGAATCTTTTTGGTTTTTCAGTTGGTTTCTCATAATATCTTTCAGTCCGACAGGACAAAGATCAATCCGTCACAGATCGTAGATCTATATAAGAGTTTGTTGCTGGCTAATGAGTTGTATATACAACGCGCGATTCGAAACTCCGACACTTGTTTAAGTGCTAATCACTCGACCAACTCAAATTGGTTAAATACGGCTTGAATCTACTAACTTGTAGTTCAAACCTTAGAGGTAAGTGCTACAAAATTTGCAGTTTATGATCTGAATTTCTACCAACCTTAGGTCCAAATAATCCATCAGCAAGAAGTGATGTGAGAAAAATCAGAAGAACGAGAAACCCGAATCCCAGTGCTAATGCTAGAAACCAGTTCCTGTCATTCAATGACTTGCTagtatttttgaataattttgtaAAATCATGTTGCGGCTTAGCCGTGTACTTCAGTAAAATCAGAGCTCCATAAAGCTCCAGAATTTGAATTGTGAGAAGTGACAAGGCCTGCATTAATGAATGAACAGAAACAAAAATGGAGGATGTAAATTTAGACCTTGAGATAAGTGTAAAGATGGAGGGCACATTTGTAGAGAAATACAGAGTTCCCATTGATGCACTACTGCACTTTGCCGTAGAAGAATTTTTATGACAAAAAGTAGCACCCTTTGgatatttggaaaaagaaaccaTTTCCCAACAACAAACGGCAGTGGGAGGAAGCAAACGTTAACTACCACAAACATATCTTATGATCTCCATAATTTTGGTCCTGTAATGCTACACAACCACTAAAGATACACCAATGCATTCAGGCACTGTTTACCCACTATTCTGAAAATATAGTGTCCattaaaattcatattaaaattattttaaaatgatatttCTGTAAGtcaatttactaaatataaaacaATGATTATGGATTAGTATTTAACTACTTCCTAACATATCATAGGAAAAGTTTAGGTAGCTATAACCATTTTTATTTAGAGTAAATATCCTTTCCTATTTCTTTTTTTGGTTATCCTTTCCTGTTTCTAACCATTCCGCCTTTCTACAATACAAAAATTCTTAATCGGTCTCCAATAATGTAAATAACTGGTCTAAGCAGGCCTTACAAATGGTGATCTGCTCATGTGTCAAAGGCTGCTTAGACCAACAACAAGGATTGCTTAGGCAAAATACTTGGATGATTGAGGACCGATTAGAAGTTTTCGATGGAGGAGCGCTTTGTCCTTCGAATAAATGATCAAGGATCAGAAATGACATTTACTTCTTTATTTAACATGTAATTAACAATTTCctttttactctttttctttaccaCAAAACTATTTGCTATGTAACATGACTGGTACAAAATATTTCTCCTAAACCAATATTTCTGATCATGAATCGCATCAAAATGCATTTGATTGAACTAATTGAATGTCATTTCAATTTTTATGCGGCTTTTTCCAAGAACATAGAGAATAGGATAAAAGTGATCTACGGACCTGAATTTGTGGGTGAAGGTGAGGTTGTCGGGAAAGCAAAGAAACAACGGATAAGCCTCCAAAGCTGAAAGGGATATGGAGAGTGAACACATAGAGAGCAAGATTCGTCCATACATCTCCACTATCCCAAACACTATCGTCCTCTTTCAAAGCTGAGAATGAGAATCCCTGTAAActtataattcaattataataagaaccaaacaaagaaaaagattttactaATCTCTCACGGACATACCTCAGAAAATGGTGTGACTTGTTCATCCCTCTTTGAACACCTGTACCCCAAACGCAACTGTGGCGGAGGCAAACATTTCGTGATGCTTCTGTTTGATGAGTGAAAAGGCGTTGTAGCAGACTCGTTATAATGGAAAAGTTTAGCATTATTAGTAATACTATGTGGACACCTTAGTACTGACGACAACATTTTATCAGATGCCAAAAAACAGTTACATGTTCCAGCTTCTCCACAGATAGGGATTTTAGTGGGCACAGCAGCAATTTCGCGCGAATCAGTGTAAACCTGTTTAGCAGAATAGGTGGTTCAGATTGTCATCGGTTCATTGTAGACCTTTCTTCACAGGGTGCATGAAAGAtacctctgattttttttttaaatcaaatatagGAGATTCCAACTCGCCAATTTTTTGATGAGTATggaaagactatgtcatttgagttataactcattggttCAAATGTATATTACCGCATCAATTTtgataatactatttttttagaTACATTCATGTAAATATATAACATAAGAAGATCATGTGAAAtagtattattaaaaataaaaataattattatttttctataataAATTCTGACTTTTGAAtactatttttgaatttaattttggtaTACTGAAAATGTAAAATGTTTTATACCATTATTTAATCACATCTATTTGTTTAAATGactatttatatgataaatttaaagtgttattTTTACTTATGTACTATTATAGAATTGGATGTActtataaaatagttttacagtatattaaaattaaattctatcatTTTTAATCCTTACAAATTTTTCTATGTATAAACAATCtataaagatagaaaaataatataaaaaattggtTTACTTTTAACTAATGGTGACTAacaattcttttttcaaaatttgtaaaatgtaaaataaattttatacatataattatattaagggttaaattattctaaaataaagaattcgataaaaattatttttaaattaagattataaaatttacatataataaaaaatacaaatttaaaaataataatgatttcttctattattttataaGTTTCTTCATTTCAATTTTCAAAGGATTATTTTCTTGTATTAGAACTAAGCAATCTAATTATATTATTTAGATGCACAAATCAAATTCGGTCAGGTGAGGTCAGTATATATATTAATCAAACAGAGGATTATGTATGTAAATTTGAAAATGTAGTGTGAGAGTAATATACTTACTTTGGGAGCAGGGGAGTACGACATATCAATTTGGGAGGAGCCACCTCAAATAGTGGGAATGGAGTTACTGTGTGATACACCAGCAATTAGAATGAAATCTCCTGCGTCTTGGCTGTGCATAAGATGATGGCTAATTGAGCTTTG
Coding sequences:
- the LOC112737654 gene encoding uncharacterized protein gives rise to the protein MSYSPAPKVYTDSREIAAVPTKIPICGEAGTCNCFLASDKMLSSVLRCPHSITNNAKLFHYNESATTPFHSSNRSITKCLPPPQLRLGYRCSKRDEQVTPFSEGFSFSALKEDDSVWDSGDVWTNLALYVFTLHIPFSFGGLSVVSLLSRQPHLHPQIQALSLLTIQILELYGALILLKYTAKPQHDFTKLFKNTSKSLNDRNWFLALALGFGFLVLLIFLTSLLADGLFGPKPVYNPILKEMLLDSDVSRVSCVLVYCIFTPFLEELVYRGFLLTSLSTTMKWHQAVAISSIVFSAIHFSGESFIQLFIVGSVLGCSYCWTGNLFSSIAIHCLYNALTLLFTYFN